In one Umezawaea sp. Da 62-37 genomic region, the following are encoded:
- a CDS encoding sensor histidine kinase: MTTSRLRAWTWVHLVYLGLPAFQPIFDPAADAWDWALVAFIVAAFVPMYAMSLVRPWQARWWLTVPATVLGVLAVSFNAGAAVLFVYAAACAGLTETRRTALRWFGFLTTLTVVSGVISATPMPYKLWNILPPVLFIWVIGLVQIAEAARSRANTELRMENARIEHLATVSERERIARDLHDLLGHSLTAVVMRAQLVKQLVDVDPERARAEVLEIERTARDALSEVRATVSGWRQASLEAELDAARGALASTGVDLHVRRDPDLTLVGSTEHALALAVREAITNVARHAGARTCHVGIHAVDGELRVVVADDGTGGGLDGNGLSGMRERIAALGGRVHRTGTAGTTVTIAVPLRVAT, from the coding sequence TGGTGTACCTGGGCCTGCCCGCCTTCCAGCCGATCTTCGACCCGGCCGCCGACGCGTGGGACTGGGCGCTGGTGGCGTTCATCGTGGCGGCGTTCGTGCCGATGTACGCGATGTCGCTGGTGCGGCCGTGGCAGGCCCGGTGGTGGCTGACGGTGCCCGCGACGGTGCTCGGCGTGCTCGCGGTGTCGTTCAACGCGGGCGCGGCGGTCCTGTTCGTCTACGCGGCGGCGTGCGCCGGGCTGACCGAGACGCGGCGGACGGCGTTGCGGTGGTTCGGGTTCCTGACGACGCTGACCGTGGTCTCCGGTGTGATCTCCGCGACGCCGATGCCCTACAAGCTGTGGAACATCCTCCCGCCGGTGCTGTTCATCTGGGTGATCGGGCTGGTGCAGATCGCCGAGGCGGCCCGCTCCCGCGCCAACACCGAGCTGCGCATGGAGAACGCCCGCATCGAGCACTTGGCGACGGTGTCCGAGCGGGAACGGATCGCGCGGGACCTGCACGACCTGCTGGGGCACTCGCTGACCGCCGTGGTGATGCGGGCGCAGCTGGTGAAGCAACTCGTGGACGTCGACCCCGAGCGGGCGCGGGCGGAGGTGCTCGAGATCGAGCGCACCGCTCGGGACGCGCTCAGCGAGGTCCGCGCCACCGTGAGCGGCTGGCGGCAGGCCAGTCTGGAGGCCGAGTTGGACGCCGCCCGCGGTGCGCTGGCGAGCACGGGGGTCGACCTGCACGTGCGCCGCGACCCCGACCTGACCCTCGTCGGCTCCACCGAACACGCCCTCGCGCTCGCCGTGCGGGAGGCGATCACGAACGTCGCCCGGCACGCGGGCGCCCGCACCTGCCACGTCGGCATCCACGCCGTCGACGGGGAGCTGCGCGTCGTGGTCGCGGACGACGGGACCGGCGGCGGTCTCGACGGCAACGGCCTGTCCGGGATGCGGGAGCGGATCGCCGCCCTGGGCGGCCGTGTGCACCGCACCGGCACCGCGGGCACCACCGTGACCATCGCCGTGCCCCTGCGGGTCGCCACGTGA